The Hyalangium ruber genome includes the window GGGAGAGGCGGGTGACACCGAACTGGTTGCAGACCGGAGCGGTGAAGCCGTTCGCCACCGCCCCGTACGCCACCAGAGTCGCCCGCGACACCTCGCGCAGGTGCTCGCTGAAGTAGTCCTGCGCGGTCTTGTAGCCCACCGCCTCGGCCAGCTTCTCCTTCACCACGTAGTTGTAGAGCTCGCCCATGCGGTAATGGTTGGTGTTCTCCTCCATCAGCAGCTGGCGCATGGCGACGCGCACCTGATCGAGCGTCATGTCCGTCTGGATGGAGATCTTCTCTTCTTTTGTCTTCCACAGATTCAACATCTGGGAGTCCCCCTTGGGTATGGCCACACGTCATATGGGCCAGGCCGATGAGTCATGTGATGAGCCATCGGTCGGGAAGGCGTAAAGCAGGAGACGCGCCAACTCAGGAGGGACCCAAAAACAGGCACTTGGGTGGGAATCGCATGAGTGCCCCAGTCCGAGAACGTGGACTCCCAGTCCACGGTACGAGACGGGGGCAAGGTGGCGGAGTTGGGGATGAGCCGCTCGTCATGCCTGACCAGTCAGGCATGAGCGCGATGCCTGACCAGTCAGGCATGGCCCCCCCCTGTACTTCGAGCAGTTCGAGGGTCTGATCGTCCTCTCCAAGTCGTAGTGCGCAGCGCGTAGAATGGGCGCGGGCGCCAGGGGTGCCCCGGTGCGTGCGCGAGGCCAACCATGATGCAGTCCACCAAGACCGCTCGGATCGAAGTGCTCGGCAACTCCATTCTCTCGGCGCTGGGGGCGATGAAGATCGCTCCGGACCGGGCGTTGCGCATCTTCGCCGAGCAGGGCATCACCACCATCGAGAGCACCGACTGGTACCCCGTTGAGCATGTTCTGGGCGCCTATCGCTCCATCCAGGCGCAGGTCGGCCCCCACACCATCCGCGCCGTAGGCCGCAACATCCTCAAGAACGCGGAGTTCCCCCCAGGGCTCACGACGATCGAACAGGCGCTGGGCTCCCTCGACGTGGCCTACCACATGAACCACCGGGGCTCCGGGCCCATGGGCGGCTACCACCATGAGTCCACCAGCCCGCGCACTTCCTTGATGACGTGCGACAACCTCTACCCGTGCCCGATGGACCTCGGTCTCCTGGAAGCCATCGCCGAGCGCTTCCGGCCCCGGGACGCGTTCCTCATTCGCGTGCAGCACGCCTCCTCGACGTGTCGCGAGCGAGGGGACTCGGCCTGCGTGTACTCCCTGAGCTGGTAGCGCGGGAGTTCAGCCCCTCGTCGAGGAGGGGCGCTCGCTCCAGCTTGTCTCCCGCGCGAAGCGGCGCACCAGGAAGTCCACCCACGCGCGGACCTTCGGCGTGACGGTGCGTCCCGAGGCATGCACGGCCCAGATGGTCATGGTGGGCAGTTCATAGTCATCGAGCACTGTCACCAGCCGGCCGCCGCGCAATTCCTCGGAGATCGCGAACAAGGGGAACTGCCCCAGCCCCGTGTGGGCCAGCACCGCCGCCTTGAGCGCCAGGCTGCTGTTGGCCTGCATGGGGCCACCCACCTGGACGAGGAACTCTCCCTCGGCTCCGCGCAGCTGCCAGGCCGTGCCCGAGGCTTGATAGGTGTACTGCAGGCAGCGGTGCTGGCTCAGCTCCTCGGGTCTTCGCGGCGTGCCGTGCCGCTTCAGGTACTCGGGCGTCGCGCACACCACCCGCCGGCTGATCGCGAGTTTCCGAGCGATGAGCGACGAGTCCGGCAACTGCGCAATCCGGACCGAGACATCGAAGCCTTGCTCCACCAGGTCCACCATCCGGTCATCGAGCTGGAGGTCCAGCTGGATCTCCGGGTTGCGCTCGAGGAACTCGGGCACGGCCGGCACGACATGCAGCAGCCCGAACGTCATCGGCGCGCTCACGCGCAGCCGGCCGCGGGGCTTGCTCCTCAGCCGCATGACCTCGGCCTTCCCCGACTCCAGCTCGTCCGTCATGCGCCGACACCGCGCGTACAGCGCCTCCCCCTCGGCCGTGGGAGACAGCTTGCGCGTCGTGCGGTGGAGCAGTCGCACGCCCAGCGTGCTCTCCAGGTGCATCACCTGCTTGCTCACCGTCCCCTTCGACACGCCGAGCGAGCGGGCGGCGGCGGTGAAGCTGCCGGTCCGCACCACCTCCGCGAAGGTGAAGTAGGCCCCCACGTCCTCCATTGGTCCTCTCCAGGAAACAATCCGTTTCGTCTCCCC containing:
- a CDS encoding LysR family transcriptional regulator — encoded protein: MEDVGAYFTFAEVVRTGSFTAAARSLGVSKGTVSKQVMHLESTLGVRLLHRTTRKLSPTAEGEALYARCRRMTDELESGKAEVMRLRSKPRGRLRVSAPMTFGLLHVVPAVPEFLERNPEIQLDLQLDDRMVDLVEQGFDVSVRIAQLPDSSLIARKLAISRRVVCATPEYLKRHGTPRRPEELSQHRCLQYTYQASGTAWQLRGAEGEFLVQVGGPMQANSSLALKAAVLAHTGLGQFPLFAISEELRGGRLVTVLDDYELPTMTIWAVHASGRTVTPKVRAWVDFLVRRFARETSWSERPSSTRG